Proteins found in one Saccharopolyspora phatthalungensis genomic segment:
- a CDS encoding AraC family transcriptional regulator, with amino-acid sequence MRARRGSAPRDWDQASREVAAAYFPHELRIIGGGRDPRLTLRTLDLGPVLIGHVGWGADVRIACDYPCAYEVNLPLTGHLQSRGRHGSVTSVPGQATVFRADTPSLISHWDATCTVLGVKFDSAWLDREAERVLGDDRATVRSILPDQVELTDGRGRAWRQLVASLAAHLHDSELFGECGPVRDQLAGALAAGFLLAGYPEAGSGSVPRPRAIRRVVDQLHDDPARAWTASEMAAVAGTSIRRLQEGFRQWLGCTPTEYLIGIRLQRAEADLRDDPSLTVSTVAARWSFSSASRFAAAYRRRYGMPPSQARQ; translated from the coding sequence ATGCGCGCACGGCGTGGTTCCGCGCCCCGGGACTGGGACCAGGCATCCCGGGAGGTGGCGGCGGCGTACTTTCCGCACGAGCTGCGGATAATCGGCGGCGGCCGCGATCCCCGCCTGACCCTGCGCACGCTCGACCTCGGCCCGGTGCTGATCGGCCACGTCGGTTGGGGCGCCGACGTCCGGATCGCGTGCGACTACCCCTGCGCCTACGAGGTGAACCTGCCGCTGACCGGCCACCTGCAGAGCCGGGGCCGGCACGGCTCCGTGACATCCGTTCCCGGTCAGGCCACGGTTTTCCGGGCGGACACGCCCTCGCTGATCAGCCACTGGGACGCGACCTGCACCGTGCTCGGCGTAAAGTTCGACAGCGCGTGGCTCGACCGCGAGGCCGAACGAGTGCTCGGCGACGACCGAGCGACCGTCCGCAGCATCCTGCCCGACCAGGTGGAACTGACCGATGGCCGCGGACGCGCGTGGCGGCAGCTCGTCGCAAGCCTAGCGGCCCACCTGCACGATTCCGAGCTGTTCGGTGAATGCGGTCCCGTCCGCGACCAGCTGGCCGGGGCATTGGCCGCGGGCTTTCTCCTGGCGGGCTACCCGGAGGCAGGCTCGGGTTCCGTGCCGCGGCCGCGCGCGATCAGGCGCGTGGTGGATCAACTGCACGACGACCCGGCCCGGGCGTGGACCGCGAGCGAGATGGCGGCGGTGGCCGGCACCAGCATCCGGCGACTACAGGAGGGTTTCCGGCAGTGGCTCGGCTGCACGCCGACGGAGTACCTGATCGGAATTCGTCTGCAACGAGCCGAAGCCGACCTGCGTGACGACCCGTCGCTGACGGTAAGCACCGTGGCGGCCCG